TCGGCGTGATGCCGTGGAACTACCCGTACTACCAGGTCGCGCGGTTCGCGGGACCGAACTTGGTCCTCGGCAACACCATCGTCCTCAAGCACGCTCCGCAGTGCCCGGAGTCGGCGGCCGCGATCGAGAGGATCTTCGTCGACGCGGGCTTCCCCGAAGGCGCCTACGTCAACGTCTACGCCTCACACGATCAGATCGCCGACGCCATCGACGACACGCGCGTCCGCGGAGTGTCGTTCACCGGTTCGGAGCGCGCGGGCGCCCAGATCGCCGAGATCGCGGGTCGCTGCCTGAAGAAGGTGGTGCTCGAACTCGGCGGCTCCGACCCGTTCATCGTCCTGTCGTCCGACGATCTGAGCGCCACCGTCGACGCCGCTCTCGAAGCCCGCCTCGAGAACACCGGTCAAGCCTGCAACGGCGCCAAGCGGATGATCGTCATCGACGACCTGTATGACGAGTTCGTCGCCACGTTCACCGAGCGGATGCTCGCCGCGGGCGACGGCGTGGCTCCGCTCTCATCGGTGGCCGCCGCACAGCGGCTGGAGCAGCAGGTCGCGCGGGCCGTCGCCGAGGGCGTCACGCTGACCAGCGCAGGCGAGCGAAACGGCGCGTTCTTCCCGCCCGCCGTACTCACCGACGTGAAGCCCGGATCGCCTGCCGCCGCCGAAGAACTCTTCGGCCCGGTCGCCACCGTCTACCGCGTCGGGTCGGAGGACGAGGCGGTGGAGCTGGCCAACGACACCTCGTACGGCCTCGGCTCCTACGTGTTCACCACTGATCCCGCACAGGCCGAACGCGTGGCCCAGCGGATCGAAGCCGGAATGGTCTTCATCAACGGCGTCGGGATGGAAGGCGTGGAGCTGCCTTTCGGCGGCATCAAACGATCCGGCTTCGGCCGCGAACTCGGCAGCCTCGGCATCGACGAGTTCGCCAACAAGAAGCTCATCCGTACCGCCTGACGACAAGGAACTTTTCATGACCATCGAATTCCGGGCCGCGATCTTCCGCGCGCCCAACACGCCCCTCACCATCGAGACCGTCTCGATCCCGTCCACTCCGCCGCCCGGCGAGGTCCTCGTCCGGATGAAGGCGAGCGGGCTGTGCCACAGCGATCTCCACGTCATCGTCGGCGAATGGGACGGCATGCCCACCCCGATGATCCTCGGCCACGAGGGCGCAGGTGTCATCGAAGCCGTGGGCGACGGCGTCACGAACGTCGCGGTCGGTGACCACGTGGTGCTGTCGTGGACGCCGTCGTGCGGTCGCTGCCGGTACTGCGTCAGCGGGCGGACCGTGCTCTGCGACAAGGCGGCCGAGCACTCGGCCAACCACGTGTCGTTCGACGGCGGCACCCGCATCACCTCGGCGTCGGGCGAACCCGTGTACGGCTTCGCCGGTCTCGGCACCTTCGGCGAGTACGCGATGCTCCCCGAATCCGCGGCGATCACCGTCGACGCGGCCGCACCCTTCGAGCAGTCGGCCCTCGTCGGCTGCGCCGTGACCACCGGTATCGGCGCCGCCGTGAACACCGCGCGCGTCCTCAACACCGAGACCGTGCTGGTCATCGGATGCGGCGGCGTCGGACTCAACGCGGTCCAGGGCGCGCGTTTGGTCGGCGCGCGCCGCATCATCGCCGCCGACATCTCCGACAGCAAGCTCGCCCAGGCCAAGGCCTTCGGCGCCCACGACGTGATCAACAGCGCCACCGAAGACCTCTCGGAGCGGATCGCGGAGATCACCGAGGGGCACGGCGTGGAGGTCGCCATCGAGGCGATCGGTCTGCCGCAGACCATCGAGGCCGCCTACAGCGCCCTCGCTCGCGGCGGTCGTGCGATCGTCGCAGGCCAGGTGGCCGACGGCGTGAAGGTGTCGATCGATCCGTTTGTCATGTCCGATCAGGAGCTCTCGCTCATCGGCTCCAACTACGGCTCCAGCAGGGCCGCCGTCGACTTCCCCAACCTCGTCGAGCACTACCTGAACGGTCGAATCGACCTCGACTCGCTGGTGACCGGGGTGATCGGCCTGAACGACATCAACGACGGCTTCGACGAGATGAAGCGCGGCGAAGGCATCCGGTCCGTGATCCGCTACTGACCGACGTCCACCCGACACCGAAACAAGGAGACCCACAATGACTGGTCTGACCACACTCCCGGCGACCGCGTCGGTCGACGAGGCTGCGGCCGTCGTCGACCGTGACGGCGGCGTCATCATCGAGGACTTCTTTTCCCCGGAGACGATCGTCGAGCTCCGAGCCGAGATCGACGCGGCGCTGAACGAGGTGCCGTGGGGCCAGGACGACTTCTCCGGGCAGCGCACCAAGCGCCTGTACGGGGTTTTCCAGCACACCCAGCATGCCGCGACGGCGGTGCGGCATCCCCTCTACGCCGGGCTCGCCAAGTACTTCCTCGAACGCGAGGTGCCGACCTGGGCCGGCGAGTATCAGTTCCCGATCGCCCCGACCTACCAGGTGGGCGTCAGCTCGATCATCGACATCCACCCAGGTGAGGGCGCGCAGCCGCTCCATCGCGACGACGCAGTCTGGCAGTGGCGACACGAGCCGGGCTACCGCCAGGCCAGGGTCCAGATCATGGTCGCGGTAACCGACTTCACCGCCGAGAACGGCGGCACCATGGTCATTCCGGGGAGCCACCTGTGGGGCGACGACCGCGGACCGCGCGTCGACGAGGCGATCCCGACCGAGATGTCGGCCGGCTCCGCTCTGATCTGGGTCGGCGGCACCTTCCACGGCGGTGGCAACAACACTTCCGACAGCAGCCGGATCGGACTCACCATCGGGCTCGACCTCGGCTACCTGCGGCAGGAGGAGAACAACTTCCTCACCTACTCCCCCGACGTGGTGAAGAGATTCGACGAAGACATCCAGGCATTTCTGGGCTGGTCGACGTGCCCGCCCGGAACCGGATTCGTCGCCCATGAGGGTGTGATGGCCGACCCGATCTTCCTGCTCAAGGACGGAGCCCCGGTCGTCAACACCTTCTCGCAATTCGACGAGAAATCCGACGCCTGACGGCACGGCGCGTCCCCCCGACGACCCCGCTCGGCGAAAGCACCACTTCGCCGGGCGGGGTTCTCCACGTTCGGTCTACTGTCCCCGGCTGCTGCCCGCGGCCCGAGCCGTCGCGCACAGCGACGGGAGGCCCGCACAGAGCATCTCGACGAAGGCGTCCACCCGAGCAGTGTCGCGATCGGCCGCCCACTGGACCACCAGTCCGTCGAGCCCGGCAGTCAGTATCGAGGCGAGAGTCTTCACCGAGACGTCGTCGATCCCCGGTTCGGCCTCCGTCAGTATCTTCACGACGGCGTCGAGGTAGCCGTCGACCGATTCGACTGCCTGGTCAGGGCGATTTCGGCACATCCACAGATGCAGGTCGAGCTGGGCCAGCGCGTAGTCGGGGTGCGTGACGATCCATGCGCACGCCCTCCGGATGAGGCGTTCGGCAGCGGCTTCGAGCCCTACGGGATGGACGTCCGCGAACGGCCGAGCGGCCTCTTCCGCGAGGTGTTCGAACACCGCGTGGAAGAGGCTGTCTTTGTCTCGGAAGCAGTAGTGCAACGATGCGAGCGGAGCGCCGGCCGCCTCGGCGATGCGACGGGTAGTCGCACTCGCGACTCCCTGCTCCGCGATCACCTTGGCGGCGGCCTCGACGAATTGCACCGACCGGTCCGCTGTCGACACATGCGCCACGACTATCACTCCTTGCCGACGGTTCCAGGACGCATCCCGGAGAAATCGTTTGATCAAGTCAAACGTACCGGAGTCGGCGCACGACGATCTACAACTGGGCCGCCCGCTCTCGCAGGACGAACTTCTGGGTCTTGCCGGTTGTCGTCTTGGGCAGTTCGTCGAAGACCACCACCCGCGGCGCCTTGTAGCGGGCGATCTGGCCCTTCACGTGAGCGATGAGCTCGTCGGCTCCGACGTCGGCACCTGGAACGAGATGGACGAATGCCACGGGGATCTCGCCCCACTTCTCGTCGGGTGCACCCACCACGGCCGCTTCGAGTACCGCCGGGTGCTCGGCCAGCACGTGCTCCACCTCCACGCTGGCGATGTTCTCACCGCCGCTGATGATGATGTCCTTGCTGCGATCGCGAAGCTCGATGTACCCGTCGGCGTGTCGAACGGCCAGGTCACCGGTCCGAAACCACCCGTCGGGGATCGCCTTCCGCGTCGCTTCCGCGTCGTCGAGATAGCCGAGCATCACGTTGTTTCCGGCCAGCGCGATCTCGCCGATCGTCGCGCCGTCGGCGGGTACGTCCGAACCGTCGGGGCGGACCACCCGAGGCGGCAGCGACACAAGGTTTCCAACTCCCTGCCGTGCTTTGAGCCGGATGATCGACTCGTCGTCGCGGTCGGCCCATTCCGGCGGAGCCTCGCAGATGAGCGCGGGTCCGAAGCTCTCGGTGAGCCCGTAGAGATGAGTGATGTCGAACCCCAAGCGCGTCATCCGGCGCAGAACCGCCGGTGCGGGCGGAGCACCGCCGGTGCCGATCGAGACGGTGCGCGCGAGGGGCGCAGCGCTCGGCGAGTGCGCGATCATGTCGAGCACGGCCGGCGCGCCGTTGAGGCTGGTCACGCCCTCGGTCTCGATCAGGCGCCAGATCTCGTCGGAGTCGACCTTGGGCAGACACACGTGCGTACCGGCTGCGGCGGTGACCGCCCACGTGAAACACCAGCCGTTGCAATGGAACATCGGCAGAGTCCACAGGTGGACGGTGTCCGGCCCGAGCGCAAAGTGGCTGGTCATCGCCAGCGCCTGCAAGTAGGCACCGCGATGGTGGTACTGCACGCCCTTCGGCGCACCCGTGGTACCCGAGGTGTAGTTGATCGCGAGCACCGACCGCTCGTCGTACACCTCGCTCCGAAACGGCGCCGACCGACTGACCAGCGTCTGGTACTCGGTATCGGGGCCGCCGGAGACGATCATTCGGGGCGCATCGGCGAGGCCTCCGCAGACCTCCGCCACCAGCTCCGCGAACCGCGAATCGTAGATGAGCACGCCTGCGCCCGAGTGCGCGAGGATGTACGCGAGTTCCCGCGTCCCCAATCGCGTGTTCAGCGCGACCAGGGGCACGCCGGCCCACGGCACGCCGTAGTGCGCTTCGAGCAAGACGTGATTGTTCGGCGTCAGCACCGCGATCGGCCTACCGTCGCTGATGTCCCGCAACCCGCCCGCCAGACGCAGGCACCGGTCACGGAATTCCTGGTAGGTCCATCGGTGGTCGCCGTCGACGACAGCGATCCGGTCACCGTGCGCGGCCGCGGCCCGATCGAGCAGGGCGGTAGGGGTCAGCGGAGCCCACGCATGCGATGCGTCATTCATTACAGGAGAGTCCTTTGTGAAGGTATGTGCATAGGTGCCCTCAGATCACGCCGGGTCACGGCGCAAGAGCAGCAGTGTCAGTGCCGCCGCCACTTCAGTGGGGTGCTGAGCGAACGGCTTGGGGAGCAACTCGTCGACCCGCGCGAGACGGCGATCGATGGTGTTGCGGTGGGTGTACAGCCGCTCGGCCGTGCTTGTCCGGTTGAGCCCTTCCTCGACATAGACCAGCACCGTCTGATGCAGCACGGGACTCGCGTCGAGGAAGTCGCCCAATACGTCGGCGACGAACCGGTCCGCCGCCGCGACATCGGCCGAGATCAGGTCGACGAGCTGGACGTCCTCGTAGCGGACGATGGACAGATGGGAGTCGAGACGGGCCAAGAGCCGCTGTGCCGCTGCGGCGTCCATGTGGGTGCGCCGAAATCCGGCGACGTCCTTCGCGGGCCTGCCGAGGGCCACCCGAACGCGCCGCTGGCCGCGCAGCCGATCGGCGAGCACTGCGGGCGACGGTGTGGCGACCGCCGGAATCCACAGCCACAGCGCCACCGTCCCCGCGACCACGGTGAGCCGGCTCTCCGCCCCACACGCCCTCATCACCTGTTCGGCCGCACGCTCGAGCAGACCGATGTCGTCCTCCGAGTCGACCCAGACCACGGCACCGACATGGGAGCCGGTGAGCGCGTATCCGAGCTGCGCCTCCGCCGTCGGGGTGGCGACGTCGGCCCCCTGCAACAACAGCTCAACGGTGGCATACCGCTGCAGTTGAGCGCCGCCGGCCAGCTGTTCCCGGATCCCCTGGACGTATCGGGACAGCTCCGCCATCGAGTCGTCGGTCGCGGTGGCGAACATGTTCCCGGAGACCTCGCAGAGCTCACGCAGTTCGTCGAGGTCGTCAGTGGCCTTGAAACATTCTCCAAGCCACCACTTCCACCACACACGCTCCACTGAGCGCCACGCTCCGATGTCATCGACGACGAGCCCGCGCAGGACGACATCGTGGGCGAACGTCAACACTTCGCCACCTGTCATCGGCGGCACTCTCCGCCCGGGGTTGGTGATGTTCGATGTCAGCCATTGCTTGAGGAACGAGACGACCAGGGCCGCGTCGGCTTCGGCGAGTGCGGGATCGTCCACGATCATCTGATAGCGCGGATCCGACACCGACGCGGCTATCGACGATTCGACGATCTCGGCCGTCCGACCGAGCAGGTCCTCGGCCAGTTCCCGGATCAGGCGCGCCACCGGCTCAGAGGGGTCGGGCCACAGCTGATCTGGAGTCGTCATAATGGCCATTTTCCTCGCGTCGGCGTCGACCTTCCGTGATTCGGCGGAAGAATTGTCCACACCCCGAGAATTCTCTACAGGCCGAGGTAGTCGGCGAGCTCGGAGTAGTCGACCTGCCAGAGGCCGGGTGAGCCGAGCGGGTACTGCGAGCGGAAGCCGAGGATCCGCTGGACGCGCTCGGGGAGCTTGGCCGCGGTCTCGCGGGACACCAGGAAGGGGTAGGCCTCCTCGCCGACCAGGTAGCCGGGGTTGAAGGCGAACGACACCGCGCGCCGGTACTCGCCGGTGGTGACGTTGGCTCCGCCGCCGTGGACGGTCTTGCCGCTGATGAACAGCGCGTCGCCGGCCTTCATGGTTGCGGGGATCGTCTTCTCCGGAGCGCCGCGGTCCTCGAAGTCGGGCCAGAGGTGGCTGCCCGGGATCACTCGGGTCGCGCCGTTCTCCTCGGTGAAGTCGGTGAGGGCGATGAGGAAGTTGAGCGTGATCTCCGGTCCGGCGGGGCCCATGCCGACAAAGGGGTACCAGTTCTCGAGATCCCGATGAAGCATCTGGGCGCGGTTGCCCGGACCGATCTCGATCACCTGAGCGGTCGTCATCCAATAGGTGCCCGACTCCGGGAGGAATCGCGTGTCACACAGCTCATGGACCAGATCGAGGTCGATGACCTCGTCGCGGAACACATCGCTGCGATTGACCAGGTTGGTCAGACGCTTGGTGTTCACGCCGTGGAACTCCTGGACGAGCTCGTTCTCGTGGGTGCTGCCCGCGGCGAGCGTCGCGACCGAGGGATCGATCTCGGAGTTGAAACGCGCGACCTGGTCTGCGGAGAGCAGTCCTTCGATGACGACGCCGCCGTCGCGGTCAACGATCGCGAGGATGTCGGCCGCTCGGGTTGTGCTCGGGACTCGCTGGAGGCCTGTTTCGACGCTGGTCATGGGATTTCCTATCTGTGGGGATCCGGTTCGCCGACTACTCAGCGAGCTGAGTTCCAGGGGAATCCGGGTCGGTGTGCTGTGGCGCAGATCTCACTATCGACATCTCGTGGCCCGCTGCCTATCCGCACGTTTGAGCATCTGTCGCGGCGAGGCGGTGCATATCGCACCCTCGCCGCAGGTCCGGGCGATTCGGGACCACGGCGCGAGATCCGCCGCGAGGAAAGTGTGTGAGATTTCCACACCTCCGCTCGACAAGACGCTGAGATTCGATGTGGCGTGCGTTACACCGATTTCGGCAGGCTGAGCCACATCACATAGTCACATCCACCCCGGAGGCGCCGTCCTGGCGCGGAATGAGAGAAGAAGATGAGCAGCGGTAGCTCAGCAACGCAGCCGGAGTACTTCGACATCGTCGTCATCGGCGGCGGCATCTCGGGAATCGGCTTGGCCGTCTACGCGACGCAGGAGTTCCCGAAGAAGAAGGTCGCACTGCTCGAGGGTCGCGACTCCGTCGGCGGAACGTGGGACCTGTTCCGATACCCCGGCATCCGTTCCGACTCCGACCTGCACACCTTCGCGTACGAGTTCAAGAACTGGAAGGACGAGAAGGCGATCGCCGACGCTCCGCTGATCCTCGACTACCTCAAGGAGACTGTCGAAGAGTACGGGCTCAGCGACATCGTGCGGTACCGGCACAGGGTCATCTCAGCGGAATGGTCGAGCGATGACGCCGAGTGGCTGCTGACGGTCGAGGTCACCGACGCCGACAGCACCGTCCACAGCGAGGTTATCAAGGCCGGCTGGGTGTTCGGGGCCACCGGCTACTACCGGTACGACGAGGGTTTCACTCCCGAATTCGCCGGCCGCGAAGACTTCGAGGGCGACATCATCCACCCGCAGCACTGGCCGGAGGACTACGACTACTCCGGCAAGAAGGTGGTCGTGATCGGCAGTGGCGCCACCGCCATCACTCTCATCCCGTCGATGCTGATCGGCGACGGCGCGGCGTCGCACGTCACCATGCTGCAGCGGACGCCGACGTACATTCTGACGTTGCCGCGCGTGGACACCGTGGCCCTGAAGCTCACCAAGCTGCTCGGCGAGCGCCGCGGCTACCTCGCGACTCGCTGGAAGAACACCTTGACCGACTGGGGCTTGATGAAGGTGCTCACCACCTTCCCGAAGGCGGGACGCAAGTTCATCCGCTGGGTCAACACGCAGGAGCTGCCCGACGGCTTCGACGTCGACAAGCACTTCAACCCGCCCTACGAGCCGTGGGACCAGCGCCTCTGCCTGGCGCCCGACGGCGACTTCTTCGGCGCCATCCGCGACGGCAACGCCGATGTGGTCACCGATCGCATCCGTCGCTTCACGAAGACCGGCATCGAACTGGAGTCGGGCGAGCACCTGGACGCTGATCTGATCGTCACCGCGACCGGGCTCAACATGCGTCTCTTCGGCGGTGTCGACATCTCGGTCGACGGCCGACCGGTCAACGTCGCCGACTCGGTGGTCTACCGCGGCATGCTGCTGTCCGGCATCCCCAACTGGTTGATGGCGGTCGGCTACACCAAGTCGTCGTGGACGTTGAAGATCGGCCTGCTCGGAAAGAGCCTCATCGAGATTCTGCGCCACATGGACACGCACGGCTACGACACCGCGGTCCCTGTGGCCCCCGAAGGGACCGGCACTCGACCTGTCATCGACCTCGATTCCGGATACATGCTGCGCGCCAAGCACACGTTGCCGCGCCAGGGCGACGAGATGCCGTGGCAGCAGAAGCAGGTGTTCCTCGAAGACCGCCGGATGTACCGGGGACCGACGATCACCGACGCACTGCACTTCTCGTCGCGCCTCGAGCGCGAGTTGGGCGCGAAGCCGGTCGCGGCCGAAGGAACCCAGCGATGACCGTCACCGCCGCCCCGCCGTCCTCGTCGCCGCGCAGCTTGACCGGCGCCGAGCGAGTTCAGCGCGCCGTGTTCACCGCGATCGGTCGACTGCCCCAACGGCTGCTCACGCGAATCGCGCCGAACGTCGTCAACTCCGACGGCGACGTCATGGCGCCAGAGATCGCAATCATGTTGAAGGCAACCGAATCGGCGCCCGATTTCAGCGACGGCTCCGTGGAGGACGCGCGCATCGGAATGGACACGGACTGCCTCGTGTTCGCCGACGATGCGCCGACGATGGACGTCGACGATCTCGTCCTGCCGAGCGGCATCCATGCCAGCCTGTACCGTCCGGCTGGGCGGTCCGACGGTTTGATTCTGTTCGTGCACGGCGGCGGATTTGTCATCGGCAGCCGCGAGGAATACGACTCGCCGGTCCGACTGATCGCCGATCGTGTCGGGGTGGCCGTGTTGTCGGTGGAGTACAGACTCGCCCCGGAGGCTCCGTTCCCCGGTCCGGTCGACGACACCGTCGAGGCCTGGCGGTTCGCCGTCGAGCACGCCGCCGAGTGGGGTGTGGATCCGCGCAAACTGGTTCTGCTCGGCGACAGCGCAGGCGGAAATCTGTGCGCGGTCCTCGCCAACGAGATCGCGGGCGAGGACGTCCAGCCTCGACTGCAGGTGCTGATGTACCCAGTGGTCGACTCGGTCGGCGACTACGCGTCGCGCCACGAGTTCGTCGACAGTTCCGCGCTGTCCGGCAAGCAGATCGACTGGTTCACCGGCCACTACCTGCCCGAGGGACAGTCTCCGAGCGATCCGCGTCTGTCGCCGATGTTTGTCGACGACCTGTCCGGGGCGCCTGCCACGCTGATCACCGTCGCGGGCTTCGACCCGCTCCGCGACGAGGCATTGGCCTACGCCGACCGTCTGACCGAGGCCGGCGTCTCGACTCGGGTGATGCGCGAGAGCGGTCTGGTGCACGGCTACATCTCGATGACGCGGATCAGTTCCAACGCCCGCGCCGCCGTCGACCGCGTCTCCGACGCCATCGCGTCTGCTCTCGCCTGAGGAACCACATGTCCATCACTCACATGATTCTGGTGTTGATCGCCAACCTCGCGATGCTGGGCGCCGGTTACGTCTACGGCGTTCGGCTGCTTCGGCGCCACCGCAACTTCCTGCTCGGGTTCGAGTGGATCGTGATCGCGTTGTCGGGCACCAACGTGCTGCTCCTCGCCGCCACCGGTGTCTCACACGACAGTTTCAGTTATCACCTGATGGTGTTCTTCGACGCCTTCTCGCGGTCGTTCGGCATGACCGTGATCTTCATCCTCGGCATGATGGCCGTGACTCACCGGTACCGGCCCACCTGGATCGTCGAGGCCGTCGCGATTCTGGCGGGCGTGGCCGTCGGTCTCAACCGCACCCTCGACGTCCGCCCGGTGAGCCTGGGGTGGACCGCGTTCTACACCGTCACCAACCTCGCCGTCGCGGCGTTCATGCTGTACGTCGCCGCGCGGCTGTTCCGGATCGGCGAGCGCCGTCACGGCGTCTGGGTGTCGGTGGCGACCGTCCTCGGGACGCTCATCGCAGTGTCGTACGACTTCGTCCGCATCCCCGGCGACGACGCCGACCACACGCTCTTCTACAGCATCGCCATGGCCGTCTGGGCGCTCATGCTCGTGACGTACTACTACGGCTACCGGGCACTCGACGAGCACCAGAACCGGGTCGCGCCGGAGTCGGCGTCGGCGTCGGCGTCGGCGTCGGACGAGACAACCGCGCCACTCACCGCATCGCAGTGACATAACGCCATCAATGCACCGCCGTGACCTCGATCGAGCCTCAGCCGATCGAGGTCACGGCAGTGTTGGAAAGGCGCCGAACGATCGTGCGCCGCGACTGTCCGCATCACGAAATTCAGTCGCTACGCGCTTCGCCGGGCCCGTATCCTCCTCGCTCATGAAACTCTTCGTCGACGACCTTCGCGATCCACCCGACGACACTTGGACCGTTGCACGGACTTCTGCCGAGGCGCTCGTCGTCCTCCGAGGCAACGAACCGGTCGTCGAACTGTCGTTGGATCACGATCTCGGCGGCGACGACACCACTCGGCCGGTGGTCCTGCACCTCGCTGAACACGGCGG
This genomic window from Gordonia sp. PDNC005 contains:
- a CDS encoding NAD-dependent succinate-semialdehyde dehydrogenase, whose protein sequence is MNSPEYTVIDPATGEAASTFSTATDADIDAALSAADGAYRGWSASSTVAQRAELLRAAAALHMERRDELAAIIHREMGKPMDQSVGEVEFSAAIYEYYADNAERFLADQPIELLAGDGSARIRREAVGVLLGVMPWNYPYYQVARFAGPNLVLGNTIVLKHAPQCPESAAAIERIFVDAGFPEGAYVNVYASHDQIADAIDDTRVRGVSFTGSERAGAQIAEIAGRCLKKVVLELGGSDPFIVLSSDDLSATVDAALEARLENTGQACNGAKRMIVIDDLYDEFVATFTERMLAAGDGVAPLSSVAAAQRLEQQVARAVAEGVTLTSAGERNGAFFPPAVLTDVKPGSPAAAEELFGPVATVYRVGSEDEAVELANDTSYGLGSYVFTTDPAQAERVAQRIEAGMVFINGVGMEGVELPFGGIKRSGFGRELGSLGIDEFANKKLIRTA
- a CDS encoding Zn-dependent alcohol dehydrogenase, encoding MTIEFRAAIFRAPNTPLTIETVSIPSTPPPGEVLVRMKASGLCHSDLHVIVGEWDGMPTPMILGHEGAGVIEAVGDGVTNVAVGDHVVLSWTPSCGRCRYCVSGRTVLCDKAAEHSANHVSFDGGTRITSASGEPVYGFAGLGTFGEYAMLPESAAITVDAAAPFEQSALVGCAVTTGIGAAVNTARVLNTETVLVIGCGGVGLNAVQGARLVGARRIIAADISDSKLAQAKAFGAHDVINSATEDLSERIAEITEGHGVEVAIEAIGLPQTIEAAYSALARGGRAIVAGQVADGVKVSIDPFVMSDQELSLIGSNYGSSRAAVDFPNLVEHYLNGRIDLDSLVTGVIGLNDINDGFDEMKRGEGIRSVIRY
- a CDS encoding phytanoyl-CoA dioxygenase family protein; protein product: MTGLTTLPATASVDEAAAVVDRDGGVIIEDFFSPETIVELRAEIDAALNEVPWGQDDFSGQRTKRLYGVFQHTQHAATAVRHPLYAGLAKYFLEREVPTWAGEYQFPIAPTYQVGVSSIIDIHPGEGAQPLHRDDAVWQWRHEPGYRQARVQIMVAVTDFTAENGGTMVIPGSHLWGDDRGPRVDEAIPTEMSAGSALIWVGGTFHGGGNNTSDSSRIGLTIGLDLGYLRQEENNFLTYSPDVVKRFDEDIQAFLGWSTCPPGTGFVAHEGVMADPIFLLKDGAPVVNTFSQFDEKSDA
- a CDS encoding TetR/AcrR family transcriptional regulator; protein product: MAHVSTADRSVQFVEAAAKVIAEQGVASATTRRIAEAAGAPLASLHYCFRDKDSLFHAVFEHLAEEAARPFADVHPVGLEAAAERLIRRACAWIVTHPDYALAQLDLHLWMCRNRPDQAVESVDGYLDAVVKILTEAEPGIDDVSVKTLASILTAGLDGLVVQWAADRDTARVDAFVEMLCAGLPSLCATARAAGSSRGQ
- a CDS encoding AMP-binding protein, yielding MNDASHAWAPLTPTALLDRAAAAHGDRIAVVDGDHRWTYQEFRDRCLRLAGGLRDISDGRPIAVLTPNNHVLLEAHYGVPWAGVPLVALNTRLGTRELAYILAHSGAGVLIYDSRFAELVAEVCGGLADAPRMIVSGGPDTEYQTLVSRSAPFRSEVYDERSVLAINYTSGTTGAPKGVQYHHRGAYLQALAMTSHFALGPDTVHLWTLPMFHCNGWCFTWAVTAAAGTHVCLPKVDSDEIWRLIETEGVTSLNGAPAVLDMIAHSPSAAPLARTVSIGTGGAPPAPAVLRRMTRLGFDITHLYGLTESFGPALICEAPPEWADRDDESIIRLKARQGVGNLVSLPPRVVRPDGSDVPADGATIGEIALAGNNVMLGYLDDAEATRKAIPDGWFRTGDLAVRHADGYIELRDRSKDIIISGGENIASVEVEHVLAEHPAVLEAAVVGAPDEKWGEIPVAFVHLVPGADVGADELIAHVKGQIARYKAPRVVVFDELPKTTTGKTQKFVLRERAAQL
- a CDS encoding helix-turn-helix domain-containing protein, which encodes MTTPDQLWPDPSEPVARLIRELAEDLLGRTAEIVESSIAASVSDPRYQMIVDDPALAEADAALVVSFLKQWLTSNITNPGRRVPPMTGGEVLTFAHDVVLRGLVVDDIGAWRSVERVWWKWWLGECFKATDDLDELRELCEVSGNMFATATDDSMAELSRYVQGIREQLAGGAQLQRYATVELLLQGADVATPTAEAQLGYALTGSHVGAVVWVDSEDDIGLLERAAEQVMRACGAESRLTVVAGTVALWLWIPAVATPSPAVLADRLRGQRRVRVALGRPAKDVAGFRRTHMDAAAAQRLLARLDSHLSIVRYEDVQLVDLISADVAAADRFVADVLGDFLDASPVLHQTVLVYVEEGLNRTSTAERLYTHRNTIDRRLARVDELLPKPFAQHPTEVAAALTLLLLRRDPA
- a CDS encoding phytanoyl-CoA dioxygenase family protein — its product is MTSVETGLQRVPSTTRAADILAIVDRDGGVVIEGLLSADQVARFNSEIDPSVATLAAGSTHENELVQEFHGVNTKRLTNLVNRSDVFRDEVIDLDLVHELCDTRFLPESGTYWMTTAQVIEIGPGNRAQMLHRDLENWYPFVGMGPAGPEITLNFLIALTDFTEENGATRVIPGSHLWPDFEDRGAPEKTIPATMKAGDALFISGKTVHGGGANVTTGEYRRAVSFAFNPGYLVGEEAYPFLVSRETAAKLPERVQRILGFRSQYPLGSPGLWQVDYSELADYLGL
- a CDS encoding NAD(P)/FAD-dependent oxidoreductase, with translation MSSGSSATQPEYFDIVVIGGGISGIGLAVYATQEFPKKKVALLEGRDSVGGTWDLFRYPGIRSDSDLHTFAYEFKNWKDEKAIADAPLILDYLKETVEEYGLSDIVRYRHRVISAEWSSDDAEWLLTVEVTDADSTVHSEVIKAGWVFGATGYYRYDEGFTPEFAGREDFEGDIIHPQHWPEDYDYSGKKVVVIGSGATAITLIPSMLIGDGAASHVTMLQRTPTYILTLPRVDTVALKLTKLLGERRGYLATRWKNTLTDWGLMKVLTTFPKAGRKFIRWVNTQELPDGFDVDKHFNPPYEPWDQRLCLAPDGDFFGAIRDGNADVVTDRIRRFTKTGIELESGEHLDADLIVTATGLNMRLFGGVDISVDGRPVNVADSVVYRGMLLSGIPNWLMAVGYTKSSWTLKIGLLGKSLIEILRHMDTHGYDTAVPVAPEGTGTRPVIDLDSGYMLRAKHTLPRQGDEMPWQQKQVFLEDRRMYRGPTITDALHFSSRLERELGAKPVAAEGTQR
- a CDS encoding alpha/beta hydrolase, producing the protein MTVTAAPPSSSPRSLTGAERVQRAVFTAIGRLPQRLLTRIAPNVVNSDGDVMAPEIAIMLKATESAPDFSDGSVEDARIGMDTDCLVFADDAPTMDVDDLVLPSGIHASLYRPAGRSDGLILFVHGGGFVIGSREEYDSPVRLIADRVGVAVLSVEYRLAPEAPFPGPVDDTVEAWRFAVEHAAEWGVDPRKLVLLGDSAGGNLCAVLANEIAGEDVQPRLQVLMYPVVDSVGDYASRHEFVDSSALSGKQIDWFTGHYLPEGQSPSDPRLSPMFVDDLSGAPATLITVAGFDPLRDEALAYADRLTEAGVSTRVMRESGLVHGYISMTRISSNARAAVDRVSDAIASALA
- a CDS encoding cyclic-phosphate processing receiver domain-containing protein produces the protein MKLFVDDLRDPPDDTWTVARTSAEALVVLRGNEPVVELSLDHDLGGDDTTRPVVLHLAEHGGWPPIVRVHSANPVGVSWLVGMVERYGPGITR